Genomic DNA from uncultured Methanospirillum sp.:
GGGCACGAGTGATGAACAGGTTTGATAAGATCCGGGAAATGCCTTCCTCTATACTGATCAAAAAAATGAAACTTCAGGATGTAAACTGCATGGGAGTTTTGGGGATCTTCTTGCTGATGTCCTTCTCCTGTTCCTTATAGAGAAGATTTGCCTTATCAATCGCCACTTCAGCCTCTGCCTCTTTACCCATAGCCTTTAGAACAGATGCTTTATTGATCCAGTTCTCTGCATTTTGCGGATTGACAACGATAGCCTGCTCATATGAGTACAGCGCCGGTTCATACTGTTTTTTCATATTATATGCAAACCCGCGGGCACTCCAGACCTTCTCATTATTCTTATCGATGAGCAGAGCCTTGTCAAAATGTTGAACTGCCATGTCATACTGACCACGGCTTGAGAGTGCCATCCCACGATAATACCAGTATTCGGTGTTTCCGGGTTCTATCTCAATTGCTTTAAAGAACGATCTGACAGCCTCATCATAATCGCCCATCATATAACTGGTACGCCCTTTCCAGAACCAGGCCAGGGAATAGTTCCCATTCTGGCGAATGGCATCGGTAAACGCATCAATCGCATCCTTGTACCGTACCATCTCATACAATGACATACCTTTCAGGTAGTAGAGTTCACTATCATTTGGAGTGATGGCTATAGCCCGATCGTAGGCTGATATTGCCTCAGAGTATTTGCCATTCTGAAAATCCTTCTGCCCTTTCTCCTTCCACTCCCCTGTGCTCATGCATCCGGTAAGCAGGACAGACAGGAGCAGAATCAGCCAGGACAGAGCAACCGCACGGCAGATTCGTGGAGATGAACAGAAATAATTCATGGATACCAGGTACTCTCACTCATTTTGAACCGCAGCGCATATGAGCCTGACTCAGAGAGCCTGGCAAAAAAAGTGGTTATTCGTAAAGATACTGCTCGTCAATGCGGGTGTAGGATGCAAGTTCTTCAGGTTTGAAATGAATCGCGATCTCCCTGGCTGCAGTCTCTACTGAGTCTGAACCATGGATGACATTCATTCCGATCTCAAGAGCCAGATCACCACGAATAGTTCCGGGGGCTGCCCCGGCAGGATTCGTGGCACCGATCATATCTCTGCTGATCTTCACGATGTTCTTCCCTGAAAACACCATCAGGAAACAGGGTCCGCTGGTGATGTAAGCCTTCAGACCTGGGAAGAACGGTTTCTGCACATGCTCTGCATAGTGCTCCATAACTCGGGCATCAGGAAGCCGTTCGAACTTTGCTGCCACGAGTTTGAATCCGCGGCGTTCAAAACGGGAGATGATCTCCCCGACAAGGCCACGCTGTACCCCGTCAGGTTTGACCATCAGGAACGTCTGTTCCATTGATTATCCCTTGCCCATCGCCTTGCGGCCGGCTGCAGTCCAGGAGACCCGGCGCGGAATACGCCCGAGTTTGTAGTTCTTCTGGCACTTGGTGCTGCAGAAGTAGAAGATTGACCCATCCTTTCGGACAAACATCTTCCCGGTTCCTGGCTCCATACCCTCACCACAAAACGAACAAACGTGTGATTGCATCACCGTTTTCACCTCCGTGAGAGTTTCTTTGCCTCACGCTCGGTCTCGAGGAGCATAAGGACATCCCCTTCTCGGATGGGGCCAACCGTGTTCCTGGTAATAATTCGACCCTTATTCGGGCCATCGAGAATCCGGCACTTGACCTGCATGGCTTCACCATGCATGCCCGTAGAGCCGATCACCTCGATCACTTCGGCGGGCGTTGCGTCAGACATGAGACTCACTCGGCCTTAAGCGCAGCAATCTGTCCTGCAATCTCGTCAACGATCTCCTTCGCCTTGCCGGGTTTTATGACGGCAGCAGCAGCAGAGCCGACCTCAAGCCCACATGCGGCTCCTATGTCGTTCTGTTTGGTGACGAAGATGTACGGAACCTTCTTCTCTTCACAGAGAGGACCAAGGTGCATCACGATCTCAGCCGGCTCAACGTCGCCACCGATAAGAACGAGCTGGGCGATCCCGCGCTCGACAGCCTTGGTGGCTTCGTTGGAGCCCTTCTTGATCTTGCCGGTTTCTCTGGCCGTTTCGACTGCCTCAAGTGCCTTGTTCTGAATTTCATCAGAAACTTCAAAGGTAACGTAGTTTGCCATATTAGACCTCATTCAGGAGAGCTTCGGTCTCTCCATCATCACTCATCAGTACATGACGAATGTGCCATACAAGTATGGGATCAGAGTCAATAAATGTTTTGAAAAGAGGAGAGTGAAATCAGCAGATCCTGTCGGGAATATCGGATCAGGCCAGACGGTATATCGTGACCGCACCCTGATGATACGCTGGTGAGAGACCGGCATCAGGGAGGGTGACATTGTAGCGTTCCTCTTCTGTCGGCCCCACGTACAGAAGATCGATGTGAAACATCTTCATGAGTTTCACACACCATGACGGATCTTCGTAGATTGTACGCACAACAGTTGTCCTTTGAGCATACCATCCAAGCGGGGTATTGTTACGCCACATTGATTCATGGAACGACCACCCGAGAAGTGCAGGTATTCCGGTGAATGCTGAAACCCGGGAGTAGTATCCATAGTCTCCCCCTTCAGCCTCAACAAGGGTAAGGTTTCCTTCCTGGGACCGAAGCCAGGTAACCGCTGCAAGGTCGTCCGGATGGGAGACTGAAAGCCAGGCAAGTCCATCAAGAGTCGGGGTATGCGGCCCTGCATGAGTGGCAGTGACCACTGCCGGAAGCAGAAGAAGGAGCAGAAGAATCAGCGGAACTGCACCCTCAACCATTCGTGCTGACCATGACTCACTGTTTATCAGAGGGAGGATGAGCCTTCCAAGCATTCCGGCAGTGGCAGCACTGAAGAGCAGCCAGGCGGTGATATAGAGTTTGAAGACGGTATTCATCCTGAAATACTGGTCGCCCATGTTATCCTTGAGATAGAGGATCTCACAGAAGACAAGGATCGCAAGACCTGCACCAGCCAGGAGATCGCAAGCCCCTTCACGCCTGACCAATACCGCACCAAGAAGGACTGCAGGTATCGCTGCTGCAACATATCCGGTTACCAGAAACGGCACAGCAATGACAAGAAGCCAGGGCGAACGCCTGAAGATGGGGAGGAGGGAAACCGCAAGTATAAGGATGAACCATCCGTTCACAAGCATAAATTCAGATATCGAAGTCGACAGAGGAACTACTGCGATCCCCCCAATTCCCTGTGCTTTCATCATCAGATAATAGGGAAGATAACAGAGGACACCAATTACCGGCACCAACAGAAGGTAGAGAAGTGCCCCCCTTCCCTGGGAAAAATGTCTGATGATCGCTCTTCCGGACACAGGCTCTCTGACTTTCTTAACAAGTCTTCCTGCCAGAGAAGGAGAATGATCAGGCTCTGAACGAGAACCGGCTGAATTAATCAGCAGGATGGTTCCGGTGATGAGAACCAGAGGGGCCTGGATAAGGACATCCCAGGTGTTCGTGGGCGGGATTGAACCAAGTGTCAGACCAGACGAGAGGATCAGGACCAGCCGGGAAGCCGGCTGCATCTCCTTCCAGCAGGTTACAGCGAGAATGATGAGAAGAATCAGGGTTGTCTGTGGGAAGAAACCAAGCACATGCGCATGCACGTCACCAAAAATGAATGAAAACAGAGGATATTCATTTATGGTCCCGTCGATTACCCGGGTACTGTCCCAGAGGAGTTTACTCCATTCAGTCCCTGCCATGGCAAGATGAACAAAAGCAGGGTTCATTATGAAAAGCAGCACCACAGGGAGGAGGCGAAGACGGGGAAGGAGAAGATGACCGACCCCGTACATGTTGACGCCAGCAAGTGCAGCAATCGTTGGTAGTGCCATGGTGAAGAGGACCGGTGAAGGAACTCCTGATGTTAGACCCAGGGCGGCAAGCATCCAGTGCCCAAGATAGTAATAAACCGAGAGATCACCACCCGCAAACCAGGGATCAAGGGGCGGGATGACAGGCATGCGCATCATTGAAGAGATGAACCCATGATCCATGAACTTTTCAGCAGCACTGATATCAGGGTTGTAGACGCGGAGCAACAGCATCGCCAGAAAGACGATGATGAAAAGGGCATAATATCTCCATTCTGACGTAACAAACGAATAGCATCTGAAAATTTCACAAATTCCATTCTCCCGGCATGCCTGCAGACAGGTGTACCCCATACCAAGAAAGAAAGGGATCAATGCAAGTTGGACAGGAAGATGCACCAGGGCACTCCAGTAACTGAGGAGTGTATAGAGTAACAGTGAAAGACTGAATGCGAGAGGAACTGCCACCTTTATAAAATAGGTCTGGAAAAACGGGACCAGCGAGAAGTGAAGGAAAAATATGAGGATTAACCATGCAAGGATCAGAGTGAAATCCCCGGGAGTAATCATACATCCTCATCCCCGTTATCTGACAAACGGCGCTTGATGCTTGCCATCATCTCAGGGACGACCCAGTTTCCAAAGTAGAAGATCGATGCAACTCCACCGATTACTGTGATCAGGTTTTTGATGAGATGATCGATCACCGCAATTAGTGTCGCAGTCGCTGGGGCAACTCCTGACAACTCAAAAATAATAGCAAGAGAGGCCTCATAGGTCCCAAGGCCCCCGGGAGTTATCGGAACAGCTTTTACCAAATTTCCAGCAACTATCGCGAGCAGAACAACTGCTAGTGGAATCTCCTGATTAAACATCGTTGCAACCGAGACACAGATAATCGTATCCATGATCCAGATGGCAATCGATGAGAAGAAGAGCAGAAGAGCAGAGGAAGGGGTGAGGGAGGCTTCCTTTACCTCGGCAAGCATAGTCAGAATGTATCCGACGTACTTATTCTCTGAAGAAAAACGACCCATGAAGAGGAGAATGCCAAAGAACAATGCCCCAAGGATCAGGGGGATCGCAATGAGCGAGAGTGCCCATTCTGGAACATTGATAACAAAAAGGATCGAGATCAGACCCAGAAATGCAACTGTGATGATGTCAAACACCCGTTCAACAACAATCGAGGAGAGCCCTTGTGAAACAGTTGAATCATACTCGTGCCTCACAAGAATAATCCTGATTAGATCACCTAACCTTGCCGGAACGAGAAGATTGACAGTCTGTGAGAGATATATGCAGGCAGTCGCAAAGAGCGTCGGCACAATTACGGTGAGTCTGGCAAGAATGATCTTGTATCGCCATCCTCTTGAGAACCATGCAGCGACACAGATCAGTATAGCAGGAACGAGATACAGAGGATGCAGATACTGAAGCGTTGCATTTAGATCACCCCAGACCCGCCAGAGCATTGCACCGATGATCCCGACAGCCAGAAGAAGAGAGAGCACGAGAGCAACAATTTTACGGTACATGAAGTCTCCACCAGAGGTTCAATATTGAGCGACCCATCTTCCAGATATCCTGTGACTTGACCGTAGTTCCAGGCCCTTCCCGCCAGATAACCGGTATCTCTGCAATCAGATATCCCTTTCTTTGTGCACAAACCAGCACTTCAGTATCCCAAAACCAGTGTGTATCCCGAATATCCGGCAGAAGTGATAGAAGACTCTCTTTTTTGAATGCCTTGAATCCGCACTGATGGTCCTTCAGTCTGCTTCGGAGAATAAACCGGACAAGCCAGTTGTATCCGCGGCTCTTGACCTCCCGGCCCAGGCTACGGGTGATATTGCTATCAGACAGAAGTCGCGATCCGGTCGCAACGTCTGCACCCTCGGCAACTGCCCTGATGAGCATGGGAAGATATGACATATCTGTTGCAAGATCAACATCGAAGTAGCAGAAAATTTCTCCTTTTGCCTGTATGGCAGCAGTAGTCAGGGCAGACCCGCGACCAAGCCGCTGGTCACGGTGCAGGTGAATAACCCGTGAGTCTTTTTCCTGCCATGAGGCAGCGCATTCAGCAGACCCATCTGTGCTAGCATCTTCAGCAATAATGATCTCAAACCCTGAACAAAACTCTTCCATCACCTTAAGGGTAAGCGGAATGGCATCCTGAAGGGCTGAAAGGTCATTATAGACAGGAATGACTACGGATACGATTGATTCAGTAATACTATTCACGGTTTTGGATACCCTCCACGACTCGCAGGGCTGCCTTCATAGAGCCTTCAATACTCCGCTCAGGGTAGTTCTCTGGTGAGAACATCCCTGCTAGGTACAGTCCTGGCACAGCCGGATTGGTAAGATTATTCATATATCCGGTAAGATACAGCGGACCGGCATCGCGATCGATGGCAATCCGGCTCCAATGTACCTCTTTAGGATCTACAGAAAATTTTGTGCAGAAATCAGATAGCATCTTCTCCTGAAGAGAAGGATCAGGATCACCTGAGAAATAAGAGGCAAGATATACCAGATGTTCCCCGTACCACTCAAACGGGGCAAAATTTGTATGTGAAACCACAGCTCCATATGGGGCAGGGTCAGTGATGTTCAGCCAGTAAATACCATCAGTCACATCACGGGAGAGCGCGAGGGTCAGACATGCTGCCCCCTGGTACGGAATTGACGGGATACCAGGAACGCCGAGATTCTGAAGAAGACGGGGGCTGACTGTCCCGATCACCATATCAAAAAACTCACCGTTGATCTCCCAGCCAGGATCTGGTGATGCACTCACCTGAACTACGGAGGTTACCGGAACTTCAGTGCGGATAACACACCCTTTATCTCGGGCAGCACCTGTAAGCCGATCAATCAGGACAGAAAATCCGCCATTAATATACCCCAGCCGTTCACCTGCCACTCCACGATCAGATCTGATAGCCACACGACTGATAAGCCAGGCAGCAGATACAAGATCAGCATTCTGACCAAACTTAGATTTGAGAAGAGGCTCGAAGAATGAATGATATATTCGCTCACCCAGTTTAGAAATGATAAAATCGTGTGCTGTGATGGTATCAAGTGGAGCCATATCCATATGCGATGCCTGTTTGGTAAAGAGCCCAAGCCTTGCCTTGTCTATGATGCTCAGATACGGATAGCGAAGGATCTCAAACGGGGTGGTCAATGGGTGAATGTCCCCATCCGTAAACGAGCCTGTAGATCCTGAAAGCCAGATAATTTCGTCTGAAAGTCCAAGTTCATCAAGCAGAGTCATCAGAACTGTATCACCGGAGAAGAAGTGATGATAGAACCGTTCGATAGCATACCGTTCATTCCTGTACGAAGAGAGCAGGCCGCCAAGTTCAGGTTCCTGCTCAAATATGACCACATCATATGCATCTGCGAGCGAGTACCCGGCGACAAGACCTGCAAGGCCTCCGCCTATGATGCCTATCCTCATCTGAAATCTCCGCTCATACTTCCTTAGTTAATCCCTTCGCGCTTATTGAAGAAGCTTTTTGAGTATATACACGTAAAATGTACGCAATATCAAGGTTCCAAATAATGTCAGGGCAACTGGTGTAACCACAATGAAAGTATTCTTTATCGGATTCGGTCAGGCAGGAGGCAAAATCGTTGACAAGTTCATCGAGTTTGACCAGAGAGCCTCGGGAGGAAGCTTCCGGGCAATTGCAGTCAATACTGCTCGTACTGATCTCATGGGACTTCAGAACCTCGAGTTTGAAGATCGGGTTCTTATCGGTCAGACAACTGTAAAAGGGCATGGAGTAGGAACAGACAACGATACCGGTGCCCAGATAACCTTCGATGAGATCGACATCGTGATGAATGCTATTGATCGGAAAGGGATCGGAGAGACAGAAGCGTTCATCATTGTTGCAGGCCTCGGAGGAGGTACCGGTTCCGGTGGTGCTCCTGTCCTCGCCAGGCATCTGAAGAAGATCTATACAGAACCAGTTTACGTATTAGCAATACTTCCTGCACCTGAAGAAGGCAGATTGTATTCATACAATGCAGCACGAAGCCTTGCTACCCTTGTGAAAGAAGCGGATAACGTAATCCTTTTTGATAATAGTGCATGGAAAAACGAGGGAGAGAGCATCAAAGGAGCCTTTGACCGGCTGAATGAGGAGATCGTTCGCAGGTTCGGGCTTCTCTTCCGAGCCGGAGAGGTCGGATCCCTGGGCCACGTTGGTGAGATGGTGGTTGACTCCAGTGAGATCATCAACACACTCAAAGGCGGGGGTATAAGTTCAGTTGGATATGCCATCAGTGAGGTAGGAACTCAGGCATCTGAACCAGAAATGGGACTGTTAGGGCGGGTTTTACGCAGGAATCAGGTCGAGGAGCGACGTCCCGAGGACAAACTGATGGGCGAAGACCGAACTTCGCGCGTTCTTTCGCTGGTTCGGAGGGCAATGCTTGGAAGGCTAACACTTCCTTGTGAATACTCCACAGCAAGTCGTGCCCTGGTGCTGGTAGCCGGACCACCTGATGAACTGGATCGAAAGGGTATCGAGAAAGCAAAGAGTTGGGTCGAAGAGAACATCGCCGGTGTTGAGGTGAGGGGAGGAGACTTCCCTGCACAGAGCAGATTTGTTGCAGCAGTGGTTCTCCTTGCATCCATCGCTGATGCACCGCGTGTCACAAAACTCCTCGAAATTGCCAAGGAGACCAAAGCCACATCAGAACGGATTGATGAAGAGAATAAGATCAAACTCGATGAGAGTATCGAACCGTTGTTTGAATGAGATGCGCATGAAGACTGGAACACTCATAATTTCAGTGCTGGTCCTGCTTGGACTAGCAATCTCCCCGGTATTGGCGGGGGTTGATGTAGGATATGTCAATGTGAAACCTGCCGGAGATCTCGAATCTGGAAAGACAAATGTTACGGCTGATTTCCAGATTGATTTCATCTCAACCGCAGGAGAGACGTTTCCCAGTGATGAGAACATTCTGCTCTCCACCCAACTCGATAACCCTATCTGGAACTATGTTATTGTGCTTGATGGTGTAGAAAATCCCAGACCGGCGTCAAGCAAGAGCCAGTTGAGCCTCACCGGATGGGAACTTTCATACAAAGACAAGGAAGAGCAGGTAAAGGTCACACTCAAAGGAAATGCTCCCAAGGTCAACTCATCCAAGCAGATTGAAGTTGTGAGTATCAGTACTACAGGCGCTAACAGCAAGGTAAAAGAGCAGGTAAAAAATGTCTCCGCATTTGTTACAAATCCAAATGAGTTAACCGGAGACATCGGTTCGGTACAGACAAAGGTAAAAGCGTTACAGAACGAAATTGCCAAGTACAAGGCTGACGGCATTGATACCTCCAAGGCTGAGCAAAAGGTAAAAGATGCTAATACAGCCCTACAGACTGCAACAAAAGAGACCTTTGCCAATGCAAAGATCTACATGGATAATGCAGGGACGTATGTTCAGGATGGATACACATACCTGGACATGGGTATCTCACAGAAGACAATAGCCGACGCCAAAGAGGCAATTGACCGGACCGATGAGTGGATCACCTATTTCAAGGGAGATAAAAAGATGGAGACAGATCCACGGCTGGCTCCAATAATTACCAAGCGCGAATTTGCTGCAGAGTACTCATCAAATGCTCAGGAACTCTTTGAACAGGGCAAGTATACCGATGCAAAACAGAAAGCAGAAGATGCGTTTACCAAAGCCACAGAAGTCTTCAATGATACCCAGAACCTCAATAATGAGATTAACCAGACACCAGCAAGTTCAGGCCCTGACATAGGTGCTACAGTAGCATCAATACTCCCTAATGTTGCCATCGTTATCGTCATTATTGCAGCCATTGCAGGAGTTGTCTTATTTGTAAAAAGACGCGGCGGTGGAGGAGGTAAAGGTGGAAGTGGAAAAGGTGGTGGTGGATCATTCGGATGGAAGAAACGCTCCTCACCAAAAACAAAGAAGTCTCATCAGTATGATGAACTCTTCTAATCTCTTTTAATACTGATATCTCTCTGTGTCATTATTCACATATTTTTAAGATCAGATGATGAGCCTGGCATCGACAAACTATGTTTCATAATAACAGAAAATCCCGCTCCTAAAGTGATAATATCACATAAATAAGCAGAACTCATGAACGGACATTGACCTTTCCTGCTGCATTTCCATAGATAAAAAAAGTGGAAAGTAAAGTGCCGGTCAGGTTATTGAACAATGCTTGAGCCTGATTTTTCTTTTACAAAGACATCAAGATTGATGCTTCCAGTCTTGCCATCCCTGAAGAGATAGTACATAGGAACCCGATCCTTGTTATCATACCACGAGAACCAGTAACTGAGTTTATACTGCTTCTTCTCATATCCTGGCAGATCAGGGTAACTTTCAGTATCATGGGTGATCACAAGATCAGGATGCTTTGATTCAAACACAGAAGGCTCGACCTTGTGTCCGTAGAAGGAGATCTTATCCCATTTGTCTCCACGATAATACCAGGGAAGAGGCCAATAAGATTCAGTGGCAACCACAACAGAGTATGAATTATCGATCAACTTCATCACCTCCCGCATATCCTCGCTGTTCTGCACCTGAACCATAGGTTCATTGATATCAGCCGGTGTATAGCAGACATGCACCATCATAACACACAGGAAGACACAGGCAATACCAACTGCAATGAACTTGACACGCGACTGCACATCATAGGCTGCAAGCAGGATCATCGGAAAGAGCTGATGAATAATAAGCCAAGGAACTTTCTCACCAACATACCCGTAAAAGATCATGGAAAGGACTGTCCAGTACAGGGCAAGAAGAAAGAAAAACCGGGACCGATCTCCAATCCCAACATACGGTTTGAAGAATCCGCCACCACCCTTCAGCTGCTTCAGATATGAGGCAATCCCAATTCTCACTTCAGCGAATCCCTTCTCGCGGATTCCATATTGCCACACTGCTACTCCGGCAAGCAGGGCAATAGGTACCTCGTACAATCCCAGAATTAGGAGGTACCAGTATGGACCTCCACAAAGCCTACATTGTCCATGTATGCCCATCCAGTGCTCAATAGCCTTGAAAGGTGCCTGAATAAACATTTCTGGATGAGTAAAGAAGGTGGTATAGCATGTTGCCCCGATAGCCACCATGATCAGGAGTCCTGCACCAAGATCCCTTCTCCATGTAAGGGGAAGGGCAATCCGTCCGTTAAGGAGCATGATCAGGAAGAATGAACCAAATATCAGGAGAGTAAAGGGCATATCCTCCTTTAAGCAGAGTCCGCATGCCGCACACACTGCTGCAACGGCTGCATACTGCCACCTTCCTTTATCAAAGTACATGAGAAGAAAAACGAGCAATGCCACCGTGAAGAAGAGTTGAAAGATGTCATGCCTCAGAAAGCGGGAGAAGTATACCATACATGGAGATAGCGCAAAGAACAACGCCCCGACAAGGGCATGATTGCATTTTACCCATCCTTCCCGATATAATATCCAGAACAGAGGAATGATTGCTGCCCCGAACAACCCGGGAAGAAACCTGACAATCATGTCAGAATCCTTAAACAGCAGAAAAGCCGTTCCAGTCAGATAGTAAAGAAGAGGCCCGTGGTACATCGGATCATACAGGTACGTTCCCTTTGTGATCAGATCGTATGTAAACCAGGCATGGATCGCTTCGTCATGATGAAGAAGTTTTACTTCTGGGAGTATGATCCGAACCATAAGCCCGAGAAGGAAGATGAGGATAAATATCCTGAACGGAGAGAGTGAAAGACGATCTTTCAGACTGCAGGCACACATGTATATCTGATCATTCTAGACTGAAATAAAAAAACTCACCTGATGGTTTTCCGGGATTGAAACTAAAAAGAAGAGGAAAAGGATCGGTTTTTAGAGAATACATCAAGATAGGTGCTTAATTTAGTTCCATCGCGCATGAAGTACCAAGCAGGGAAATCCTTCTCCACCAAAGGCAGAGAGAAAGAGTAGTTATAGGCAACCACCTGTTTCTGGTACCCGGGAAGAGAACCTGAATCATATGAATTCGTACTGAGCATGATGACCAGATCGGGATCTTTCTGAAGGATCATGGCAGGAGCGGGTTTTTGCGCAAGGAGGGTGATTTTATTCCAGCCTTCTCCCCTGAAATACCAGGGAAGCGGCCAGTATGCATCTGTTGTCACCACTGACATGTTGGATACCGAGATGAGATCCATCACATGTTTAAGATCCTCACTGTTCTGCGCCTGAACAATGGGTTCATTGATATCAGCCGGGGTGTAGCAGACATGGAGGGTCATGACCAGGAGGAATGCACAGCCCAGCAGTCCCAAAATGATCTTTTTCCCGGATAGATCATACGATGCCAAAAGAATCAGGGGAAACAACTGATGAATCAGGAGCCAGGGAACCTTTTCCCCGACATACGCATAGAAGAGTAGTGAAAGCAAAGCCCAGTAGATCGCAAAGGTGAGCAGAAATGCTGATTTATTATCATTTGTCTGATGGTCGGCACCATGACTCTTCTTTATTTTTTGCAGATGTCGAGATGTTTCAGATTTCAGCTCGGAAAAACCGGCCTGTCTGATTCCCCAGTGCCAGAACCCAAGAACGGCAAGGATCAGGATCGGAAGTTCGTAGACAACCAGAAGCAGGAGATAATACCATGGAGCACCACAGATTCTGCACTCCCCCTGAACTCCCATCCAATGAGAGATAGCTTTCCCAGGAGCGAGCAGGATCATCTCCGGGTGAGAAAGAAATGTTGTGTAACAGAGCGTGCCAATACCAGCCATAACCAGTAATCCGACCACCAGATCACGCAACCATCTCTTTGGCAGCCGAATCCGGCCGGTCATGAGCATCAGCACAAAAAACGATGCAAAGATGAGGAGAGTTGCTGGCATATCTTCTTTCAGACAGAGACCACAGGCTGCTGATGCAGCAGCACAGGCAGCATACTGCCACTTGCCTTTGTCCAGATAGAGAAGTAAGCAGACAAGAAGACAGACAGTGAAGAAGAGCTGGAATATGTCATGGCGCAGAAACCGGGAGAAATATACCATGGAGGGGGAGAGTGCAAAAAAGAGGGACGCAAAGATGGCCTGATCTTTTTTGATCCACCCGTTCTGATGTAGCACCCAGAATAAAGGAATAATTGCTGCTCCGAAGATTGCCGGGAGCAGACGAGCGACAACATCTGATGCTCCGAACAGGAAAAATGCTGCACCTGTCAGGTAATAGAGCAGTGGGCCATGGTAGACGGGATCATACAGGTACGAACCGGTAGTGATCAGATTATACGTATACCATGCATGGATGGCTTCGTCATGATGAAAGAGTTTCAGATCTGGTGAGATACATCTGATGAGAAGGCCTACTAAAAAAACGAGAAGAATGATCCGCCCTGCGGAGGTGCGGTTATAGATATTGGAAATTACGTGCTTCAGCACGTTATGCACCAAAAAAATTCAGCTCTCGAGAACAATCTCGATACCGATATCTTTTGGTACCTGGGTGCGCATCAGCTGTCGCAGTGCACGCTCATCTGCATCGATATCGATGAGACGCTTGTGTACACGCATCTGCCAGCGGTCCCATGTTGCGGTACCTTCGCCGTCCGGGCTCTTCCGGATTGGAACAACGAGTTTTCTGGTAGGGAGCGGGATTGGTCCTGCGAGGTTTACGCCAGTGCGTTCTGCGATCTCACGAATCTTGTCGCATACCTCTTCGACTTTCTGGTAATCTGTTCCGGTGAGCCGGATACGGGCTTTCTGCATGATTAAACACACCCAAAAAATTAGGGTTAGCGGAATTGTTTCTTGACTACTTCAATACACATTCCGGCTGCAATGGTCTGACCCATATCACGTATGGCAAAGCGACCGAGCTGGGGGAATTCCTTTGCGCTTTCTACGCAGAAGGGTTTTGTTGGTTTGCACTTGATGACAGCTGCATCTCCTGCCTTCAGGAAGGTCGGATTCTCCTCAGAGGTCTGACCAGTCCGTGGGTCGAGCTTCTTGACGAGCTCAATGAAGGTGCATGCAACCTGTGCAGTGTGGCAGTGGAAAACCGGAGTGTATCCTGCGGTGATT
This window encodes:
- the rpsJ gene encoding 30S ribosomal protein S10, encoding MQKARIRLTGTDYQKVEEVCDKIREIAERTGVNLAGPIPLPTRKLVVPIRKSPDGEGTATWDRWQMRVHKRLIDIDADERALRQLMRTQVPKDIGIEIVLES
- a CDS encoding flippase activity-associated protein Agl23, which gives rise to MHNVLKHVISNIYNRTSAGRIILLVFLVGLLIRCISPDLKLFHHDEAIHAWYTYNLITTGSYLYDPVYHGPLLYYLTGAAFFLFGASDVVARLLPAIFGAAIIPLFWVLHQNGWIKKDQAIFASLFFALSPSMVYFSRFLRHDIFQLFFTVCLLVCLLLYLDKGKWQYAACAAASAACGLCLKEDMPATLLIFASFFVLMLMTGRIRLPKRWLRDLVVGLLVMAGIGTLCYTTFLSHPEMILLAPGKAISHWMGVQGECRICGAPWYYLLLLVVYELPILILAVLGFWHWGIRQAGFSELKSETSRHLQKIKKSHGADHQTNDNKSAFLLTFAIYWALLSLLFYAYVGEKVPWLLIHQLFPLILLASYDLSGKKIILGLLGCAFLLVMTLHVCYTPADINEPIVQAQNSEDLKHVMDLISVSNMSVVTTDAYWPLPWYFRGEGWNKITLLAQKPAPAMILQKDPDLVIMLSTNSYDSGSLPGYQKQVVAYNYSFSLPLVEKDFPAWYFMRDGTKLSTYLDVFSKNRSFSSSF